The candidate division WOR-3 bacterium genome has a segment encoding these proteins:
- a CDS encoding GNAT family N-acetyltransferase, with protein sequence MLQIFEGNYFHNISLPDIFYTPKYIEIFSKYEDGEPLFFYYENDKGKVFSPFIKRKIKSKNFFDISTPYGCGGLLVESEDKHLLTKEFYKELKVFLLDNKIVAEFGRLHPYFFDKSLIQENFITHFVTFSVFIDLKKRFEEMEKRIRKGHRAIIKKAIREKVELKISKEERDIKIFHTLYIETMKRKKARDFYFFPLWVVRELVENFKYSFVFISFFKGIPIASSIFLGYGKFFHYFLSGSNHNYRNLGGTHLIIYEAIKFAKEKGFEIMHLGGGMKGEDELFLFKSGFSNWHLPYYVYGLIHNEKVYNELVEERKKMGPIKDEFFFPLYRAPL encoded by the coding sequence ATGCTTCAAATCTTTGAAGGAAATTATTTTCATAACATTTCTTTGCCTGATATATTTTACACTCCAAAATATATTGAAATTTTCTCAAAATACGAAGATGGTGAGCCCTTGTTTTTTTATTATGAAAATGATAAAGGAAAAGTTTTTTCTCCTTTTATTAAGCGAAAAATAAAATCTAAAAATTTTTTTGATATATCAACTCCCTATGGTTGTGGAGGTTTGCTTGTAGAATCAGAAGATAAGCATTTACTTACAAAAGAATTTTATAAGGAATTAAAAGTTTTTCTTTTGGATAATAAAATTGTGGCTGAATTTGGAAGACTTCACCCTTATTTTTTCGATAAATCATTGATTCAGGAGAATTTTATTACCCATTTTGTTACTTTCAGTGTTTTTATTGATTTAAAAAAAAGGTTTGAAGAAATGGAAAAGAGAATAAGAAAAGGGCACAGGGCAATTATTAAAAAAGCAATCAGGGAAAAAGTAGAATTAAAGATATCAAAAGAGGAAAGAGATATAAAAATTTTTCATACTCTTTATATTGAAACAATGAAAAGAAAGAAAGCAAGAGATTTTTATTTTTTCCCTTTGTGGGTTGTAAGAGAATTAGTAGAAAATTTTAAATATTCTTTTGTATTTATTTCTTTTTTTAAAGGGATTCCTATAGCATCCTCAATATTTTTGGGTTATGGTAAATTTTTCCACTATTTCCTTTCCGGTTCTAATCATAACTATAGAAATTTAGGTGGAACACATCTTATTATTTATGAAGCAATTAAATTTGCGAAAGAAAAAGGTTTTGAAATAATGCATCTTGGTGGAGGAATGAAAGGAGAGGATGAACTTTTTTTATTCAAATCAGGATTTTCAAACTGGCATCTTCCATACTATGTTTACGGTTTAATTCATAATGAAAAAGTTTATAATGAACTTGTTGAAGAAAGAAAAAAAATGGGACCTATAAAAGATGAGTTTTTCTTTCCCCTCTACAGAGCTCCTTTATGA
- a CDS encoding class I SAM-dependent methyltransferase: protein MNNDYLKEKIYQKIKEITERNEDWMKLSIPNWEKGEKEKYLKSKSDLRIDYTFFVNFLDREFSLKNKKILDLGCGFGHNSFLLEEKGAKVFSLDIENDFVYVVNLKKKLSESNIKPLVGNGFNLPFKSEVFDIVILTHTLEHIKDNFIFLKEVNRVMKKGGILYLSIPNYFFPFEPHFKVPLIPFLPKNLSKFLIKNFFYRRGLKRIKKRWEDIPFLESFLLELNFIKFFELEKLIKKIGFKIYKKNFIFEEEMIPSKKLILKKILKIFRFYPFETRFIAIKK from the coding sequence ATGAATAATGATTATCTAAAAGAAAAAATTTATCAGAAAATTAAAGAGATTACTGAAAGAAATGAGGACTGGATGAAACTCTCAATACCTAACTGGGAAAAAGGTGAAAAGGAGAAATATCTAAAATCAAAATCTGATTTGAGAATAGATTATACTTTTTTTGTTAACTTTTTAGATAGGGAATTTTCTTTAAAAAATAAAAAAATTCTTGATTTAGGATGCGGTTTTGGACACAATTCTTTTTTACTTGAAGAAAAAGGAGCAAAGGTTTTTTCCCTTGATATTGAAAATGATTTTGTTTATGTTGTTAATTTAAAAAAGAAACTTTCAGAAAGTAATATAAAACCTCTTGTAGGTAACGGTTTTAATCTTCCTTTCAAAAGTGAAGTATTTGATATCGTTATCTTAACCCATACACTTGAACATATTAAAGATAATTTTATTTTTTTAAAAGAGGTAAATAGAGTAATGAAAAAGGGTGGTATTTTATATCTTTCAATTCCCAACTATTTTTTCCCCTTTGAGCCCCATTTTAAAGTTCCTTTAATACCTTTTTTACCTAAAAATTTATCAAAGTTTTTAATAAAAAATTTTTTTTATAGAAGGGGTTTAAAAAGAATAAAAAAGAGATGGGAAGATATTCCTTTTCTTGAAAGCTTTCTTTTAGAATTGAATTTTATTAAATTTTTTGAACTTGAAAAATTAATAAAAAAAATAGGTTTTAAGATTTATAAAAAAAATTTCATTTTTGAAGAAGAAATGATACCTTCAAAAAAATTGATATTGAAAAAAATTTTAAAAATTTTCAGGTTTTATCCATTTGAAACAAGATTTATTGCTATAAAAAAATGA